The Saccharopolyspora gloriosae genome window below encodes:
- the cysC gene encoding adenylyl-sulfate kinase, protein MSANRAEPECSDDLAEDVTVLGWVPEPAELSDVELLLDGAFPPLGGFLDAAEAESVRTRRRLSDGTPWPAPITLPVPAEVATADEIELRDAEGAPVALLRNIAPWSDGTTCHVSGPLRPAAAPGGALRRMRPPAAEVRAGLPAGPVLGLVADEPLHHRELAQVRELAAELDAHVLLLPRMTGPRPEILVQALLAARPHLPAGTTIVPVPLARRADPDGDAALAAQVAAAYGATHLITERQVDGCPIPVVEPPEMLRDSEDRWTRAGIGPGSGGLSTAELRARLDDGAPLPSWFTTPEIAEQQRRLHPPLNRRGFTVLFTGLSGAGKSTLARALRDELSQHDHRAVTLLDGDVVRRTLCEGLGFSAADRSRNVRRIGFVASEVTRHGGAAICAPIAPYEDDRDAVRRMVAECGGFVLVYVATPLGECERRDRKGLYRKARAGALPEFTGVSAPYEAPADADLVLDTSGLSQDEAVGRVVALLRERGWVGSWTWE, encoded by the coding sequence GTGAGCGCGAACAGAGCGGAGCCTGAATGTTCGGACGACCTCGCCGAGGACGTGACGGTCCTCGGCTGGGTGCCCGAACCCGCTGAGCTGTCCGATGTGGAACTGCTGCTCGACGGTGCTTTCCCGCCGCTGGGCGGATTCCTGGACGCGGCCGAGGCCGAATCGGTGCGCACCCGGCGGCGGTTGAGCGACGGGACGCCGTGGCCCGCGCCGATCACGCTGCCGGTCCCTGCCGAGGTCGCCACCGCCGACGAGATCGAACTGCGCGACGCCGAGGGCGCCCCGGTCGCGCTGCTGCGCAACATCGCCCCCTGGTCCGACGGCACCACCTGCCACGTCTCCGGTCCGCTGCGCCCGGCCGCCGCACCCGGTGGAGCGCTGCGCCGGATGCGCCCCCCGGCCGCGGAGGTCCGGGCGGGACTGCCCGCGGGCCCGGTGCTCGGGCTGGTGGCGGACGAGCCGCTGCACCATCGGGAACTCGCGCAGGTCCGCGAACTCGCCGCCGAACTCGACGCGCACGTGCTGCTGCTGCCGCGGATGACGGGGCCGCGACCGGAGATCCTGGTGCAGGCCCTGCTCGCCGCCCGCCCGCACCTCCCGGCGGGCACCACGATCGTGCCGGTCCCGCTGGCGCGCCGCGCCGACCCGGACGGCGATGCGGCGCTGGCCGCCCAGGTCGCCGCCGCCTACGGCGCGACCCACCTGATCACCGAGCGGCAGGTGGACGGCTGCCCGATCCCCGTGGTCGAACCGCCCGAGATGCTCCGGGACTCCGAGGACCGCTGGACCCGCGCCGGCATCGGGCCCGGCAGCGGCGGCCTGAGCACCGCCGAACTGCGCGCCCGCCTGGACGACGGTGCCCCGCTGCCGTCCTGGTTCACCACCCCGGAGATCGCCGAGCAGCAGCGGCGGCTGCACCCGCCGCTGAACCGGCGCGGGTTCACGGTGCTGTTCACCGGGCTCTCCGGCGCGGGCAAGTCCACCTTGGCCCGCGCGCTGCGCGACGAGCTCAGCCAGCACGACCACCGGGCGGTGACGCTGCTCGACGGGGACGTCGTGCGCCGGACCCTGTGCGAGGGCCTCGGGTTCTCCGCCGCCGATCGCAGCCGCAACGTGCGGCGCATCGGCTTCGTGGCCTCCGAGGTGACCCGCCACGGCGGCGCCGCGATCTGCGCGCCCATCGCGCCCTACGAGGACGACCGGGACGCGGTGCGCCGGATGGTCGCCGAGTGCGGCGGGTTCGTGCTGGTGTACGTGGCGACCCCGCTCGGCGAGTGCGAACGCCGCGACCGCAAGGGCCTGTACCGCAAGGCCCGCGCCGGTGCGCTGCCCGAGTTCACCGGGGTGTCGGCGCCCTACGAGGCACCCGCCGACGCCGACCTGGTGCTCGACACCTCCGGACTGTCCCAGGACGAAGCCGTCGGCCGGGTCGTGGCGTTGCTGCGGGAGCGGGGCTGGGTGGGGTCGTGGACCTGGGAGTGA
- a CDS encoding alpha-L-rhamnosidase, whose product MTGIRPENPRIDGRPGPLLGVDDLAPVLSWSFVPEDDEPGGVQTACHVVVTDPDGAVWWDTGIVESGLAQVRYAGPEPGARQRLRWRVRVRDEHDRWSTWSAWSHWELGLLTRCDWAEASWIAHPEREPGDPLPIFARSFTARAPVSRARLHVCGLGVHVVTLNGRPVTDEVLAPGNSNYQRSAEHRVHDVTELLHDGENTLGVALGHGTAHVHRHGTNGGARDPYSWWTSEEPATGALLVPVHPGADRIRVAEPAAHHVGSSVTVGTRQCWESRQIAAVDARGLIITPPLEHGHPAGAPVVGSGDPVAEWEPTAGAAVSPRLLARLEITGPDGCSAVVSGPDWRVALGPVVTDNWFSGTDHDARREQPGWDLPGADHSASAPRRDGTPTGWVDAVRTTPPNGTTELVWRQAPPVRVVREWRPVAVHEVSPGRWVFDLGQNIAGWPQLRLPPVPPGTVVTLRPGESLHPDGTVDQTSIRNDQRGTDVLHTYTACGLPRGERWRPSFQYFAMRFVEVTAPVRPEVLGLQLRADAPRAGAVRTSDERLDRLHRMAHFSVASNLMSVLTDCPGREKLAYGADYTHPMGVLSRHFDLAAYLPTMQRHLAEGQAGRGPDVGNVALKAPVYDWGYQGAFGDEVNWGNAIVLVPWLLHRIYGDTRTMADHYPNMTGFLDYLRRRKAHANLVTGELGDWVAAEETSGELTGTWGYHATARSLAEMARILGNHADSREFGELADEIAAAFHRRFYVPELGRYSGDGTEAGATQAAQAMPLDAGIVPSAERERVLAALVERIRTPDGPHLRAGHLGLGPVVRALRDADRDDVLWEVSRQDAEPSYGAFLRDTAANPGGLTTIPEQWDMRNSLNHMILTQLDEWFHTGLAGITQAAGSAGFRTLRIRPKVVGELRWVEGHYTTPAGRVESRWRRDGREFTLTVRIPPNTTAQVHVPGRIAGASRIRDGRGIFEVGPGVRTFRSTLPRADAGEER is encoded by the coding sequence ATGACCGGAATCCGCCCGGAGAACCCGCGCATCGACGGGCGGCCGGGGCCGCTGCTCGGCGTCGACGACCTCGCGCCGGTGCTCAGCTGGTCCTTCGTACCGGAGGACGACGAACCCGGCGGCGTGCAGACCGCCTGCCACGTGGTGGTCACCGATCCGGACGGCGCGGTCTGGTGGGACACCGGGATCGTCGAGTCCGGCCTCGCCCAGGTCCGCTACGCCGGGCCGGAACCCGGCGCCCGGCAACGGCTCCGCTGGCGGGTGCGGGTCCGCGACGAGCACGACCGCTGGTCGACGTGGAGCGCTTGGTCCCACTGGGAGCTGGGGCTGCTCACCCGGTGCGACTGGGCCGAGGCGAGCTGGATCGCCCACCCCGAACGGGAACCCGGTGATCCGCTGCCGATCTTCGCGCGGTCGTTCACCGCGCGGGCGCCGGTGAGCCGGGCGCGGCTGCACGTGTGCGGGCTCGGCGTCCACGTCGTCACCCTCAACGGGCGGCCCGTCACCGACGAGGTGCTGGCGCCGGGCAACTCGAACTACCAGCGCTCCGCGGAACACCGGGTGCACGACGTGACGGAGCTGCTGCACGACGGCGAGAACACCCTGGGCGTCGCGCTCGGCCACGGCACCGCGCACGTGCACCGGCACGGCACCAACGGCGGCGCGCGCGACCCCTACTCGTGGTGGACGAGCGAGGAACCCGCCACGGGTGCGCTGCTGGTGCCGGTGCACCCGGGAGCCGACCGGATCCGAGTGGCCGAACCCGCGGCGCACCACGTCGGGAGCTCCGTCACCGTCGGTACCCGGCAGTGCTGGGAGAGCAGGCAGATCGCGGCGGTCGACGCCCGCGGGCTGATCATCACCCCGCCGCTGGAGCACGGGCATCCGGCGGGTGCCCCGGTGGTGGGCTCCGGCGATCCGGTCGCGGAGTGGGAACCGACCGCGGGCGCGGCGGTCTCGCCCCGGCTGCTCGCCAGGCTGGAGATCACCGGCCCGGACGGGTGCAGCGCGGTGGTCAGCGGGCCGGACTGGCGCGTCGCGCTGGGGCCGGTGGTGACCGACAACTGGTTCTCCGGCACCGACCACGACGCTCGCCGCGAACAGCCCGGCTGGGACCTGCCGGGCGCCGATCATTCCGCGTCCGCGCCGCGCCGCGACGGCACGCCCACGGGCTGGGTCGACGCGGTCCGCACCACCCCGCCGAACGGCACCACGGAACTCGTGTGGCGCCAGGCCCCGCCGGTCCGCGTGGTCCGCGAGTGGCGGCCGGTCGCGGTGCACGAGGTGTCGCCCGGCCGCTGGGTGTTCGACCTCGGGCAGAACATCGCGGGCTGGCCGCAGCTGCGGCTGCCGCCGGTGCCGCCGGGCACGGTGGTGACGCTGCGGCCCGGCGAGTCGCTGCACCCGGACGGCACCGTGGACCAGACCTCGATCCGCAACGATCAGCGCGGCACCGACGTGTTGCACACCTACACGGCGTGCGGCCTGCCGCGCGGGGAGCGGTGGCGCCCGTCGTTCCAGTACTTCGCGATGAGGTTCGTCGAGGTCACGGCTCCGGTGCGGCCCGAGGTGCTGGGCTTGCAGCTGCGGGCGGACGCGCCGCGCGCCGGAGCGGTCCGCACCTCCGACGAACGCCTCGACCGGTTGCACCGGATGGCGCACTTCTCGGTGGCGTCCAACCTGATGTCGGTGCTCACCGACTGCCCGGGACGGGAGAAGCTGGCCTACGGCGCCGACTACACGCATCCGATGGGGGTGCTGTCGCGGCACTTCGACCTCGCCGCGTACCTGCCGACGATGCAGCGCCACCTCGCCGAGGGCCAAGCGGGCCGCGGGCCGGACGTCGGCAACGTGGCGCTGAAGGCCCCCGTCTACGACTGGGGCTACCAGGGCGCGTTCGGCGACGAGGTGAACTGGGGCAACGCGATCGTGCTGGTGCCGTGGCTGCTGCACCGCATCTACGGCGACACCCGCACGATGGCGGACCACTACCCGAACATGACGGGCTTCCTCGACTACCTGCGCCGTCGCAAGGCGCACGCGAACCTGGTGACGGGGGAGCTGGGAGACTGGGTCGCCGCGGAGGAGACCTCCGGTGAACTGACCGGAACGTGGGGTTATCACGCCACGGCCCGATCGCTGGCCGAGATGGCGCGAATTCTGGGGAATCACGCGGATTCCCGGGAATTCGGGGAGCTCGCCGACGAGATCGCCGCGGCGTTCCACCGGCGGTTCTACGTCCCGGAGCTCGGCCGCTACAGCGGGGACGGCACCGAGGCGGGCGCGACGCAAGCGGCGCAGGCGATGCCGCTGGACGCCGGTATCGTGCCTTCGGCCGAACGCGAGCGGGTGCTTGCGGCCCTGGTCGAACGGATCCGCACGCCGGACGGCCCGCACCTGCGCGCAGGGCACCTCGGGCTCGGCCCGGTGGTGCGGGCGCTGCGCGACGCCGACCGCGACGACGTGCTGTGGGAGGTGTCCCGGCAGGACGCGGAACCGAGCTACGGGGCGTTCCTGCGGGACACCGCGGCGAATCCGGGCGGGCTCACGACGATCCCGGAGCAGTGGGACATGCGGAACTCGCTCAACCACATGATCCTCACGCAGCTCGACGAGTGGTTCCACACCGGACTCGCCGGGATCACCCAGGCGGCGGGGTCCGCCGGGTTCCGGACGCTGCGCATTCGGCCGAAGGTGGTGGGCGAACTGCGCTGGGTCGAGGGCCACTACACCACTCCGGCCGGGCGCGTCGAGTCCCGTTGGCGCCGCGACGGCCGGGAATTCACCCTCACCGTGCGGATTCCGCCGAACACCACGGCGCAGGTGCACGTGCCCGGCCGGATCGCCGGGGCGAGCCGGATTCGGGACGGCCGCGGGATCTTCGAGGTGGGGCCGGGGGTGCGCACGTTCCGCTCGACGCTCCCGCGCGCGGACGCGGGGGAGGAGCGGTGA
- a CDS encoding TSUP family transporter translates to MDLGVTLTGLLTGLLVGLTGMGGGALTMPLLTLVFGVPPLAAVSTDLVASAVMKPVGAAVHLRRRTVHLPTVGLLCLGSLPCAAVGSVLAGSLGAGTGSVLKAVSAVAVLLAAATLVVRMYLDRGRGSASGGPRVRPVPTVLLGAVAGFIVGTTSVGSGSIVIVCLLLLDRAMSSARLVGTDLVQAVPLVLVAALGHLLHGEVHFGLVGSLLAGSLPGVLAGALLSARIPDRPVRVLLGGMLAVTGSMLLGLGAVLAAALGTVVALAAAITTSGKFSRDRAPAPAGDRIDAGAEGGTG, encoded by the coding sequence GTGGACCTGGGAGTGACCCTGACCGGTCTGCTGACCGGGTTGCTGGTCGGACTGACCGGGATGGGCGGCGGAGCTCTCACCATGCCGCTGCTGACGCTGGTGTTCGGCGTGCCGCCGCTGGCCGCGGTGTCCACGGACCTGGTCGCGAGCGCCGTGATGAAACCGGTGGGCGCCGCGGTGCACCTGCGCCGCCGCACGGTGCACCTGCCGACGGTGGGGCTGCTGTGCCTCGGTTCGCTGCCCTGCGCGGCGGTCGGCTCGGTGCTGGCGGGATCGCTGGGCGCGGGCACCGGATCGGTGCTCAAGGCGGTCAGCGCCGTGGCGGTGCTGTTGGCCGCGGCGACCCTGGTGGTCCGGATGTACCTGGACCGCGGTCGTGGCAGCGCGAGCGGCGGGCCGCGGGTGCGGCCGGTGCCCACGGTGCTGCTGGGCGCGGTCGCGGGATTCATCGTCGGCACCACCTCGGTCGGCTCGGGTTCGATCGTCATCGTGTGCCTGCTGCTGCTCGACCGGGCGATGAGCTCGGCCCGGCTGGTCGGCACCGACCTCGTCCAGGCGGTCCCGCTGGTGCTGGTCGCGGCGCTCGGGCACCTGCTGCACGGTGAGGTCCACTTCGGACTCGTCGGGTCGTTGCTGGCCGGTTCGCTGCCGGGCGTGCTCGCCGGCGCACTGCTGTCGGCGCGCATCCCGGACCGGCCGGTGCGGGTGCTGCTGGGCGGGATGCTCGCGGTGACGGGCTCGATGCTGCTCGGACTGGGGGCGGTCCTGGCCGCCGCACTGGGGACGGTGGTCGCGTTGGCCGCGGCGATCACGACGTCCGGGAAGTTCTCCCGCGATCGGGCGCCGGCCCCGGCGGGAGACCGAATCGACGCCGGCGCAGAAGGAGGAACCGGGTGA
- a CDS encoding non-oxidative hydroxyarylic acid decarboxylases subunit B, giving the protein MRLIIGMTGATGAPLGVRLLRALREQPGVETHLVLSRWARTTIELETGHTAREVAELADVVHGSGDQGASISSGSFRTDGMVIVPCSMKTLAGIRIGYADGLVGRAADVVLKERRKLVLVPRETPLSEIHLENMLALSRMGAVLVPPMPAFYDHPETVSDVLDHVVARVLDQFELPMPGARRWNGLAEARRGDRP; this is encoded by the coding sequence GTGCGGCTGATCATCGGGATGACCGGGGCCACCGGCGCGCCGCTCGGAGTCCGCCTGCTGCGCGCGCTGCGCGAGCAGCCCGGCGTGGAGACGCACCTGGTGCTGAGCCGCTGGGCGCGCACGACGATCGAGCTGGAGACCGGACACACCGCGCGCGAGGTCGCCGAGCTCGCCGACGTGGTGCACGGATCCGGTGACCAGGGCGCGTCGATCTCGTCCGGTTCGTTCCGCACCGACGGCATGGTGATCGTGCCGTGCAGCATGAAGACCCTCGCGGGCATCCGGATCGGCTACGCCGACGGGCTCGTCGGCCGCGCGGCCGACGTGGTGCTCAAGGAGCGGCGCAAGCTCGTCCTGGTGCCCAGGGAGACGCCGCTGAGCGAGATCCACCTGGAGAACATGCTCGCGCTCTCCCGGATGGGAGCGGTCCTGGTGCCGCCGATGCCCGCCTTCTACGACCACCCGGAAACCGTGAGCGACGTGCTCGACCACGTCGTGGCGCGGGTGCTCGACCAGTTCGAGCTGCCCATGCCCGGCGCCCGCCGCTGGAACGGGCTCGCCGAAGCCCGCCGCGGCGACCGACCCTGA
- a CDS encoding non-oxidative hydroxyarylic acid decarboxylases subunit D yields the protein MCPRCAAEDLTRQAVSPVEGVWEVWRCERCRYFWRSTEPARRTERESYPEAFRMTQRDIDAASEMPAIPPLRS from the coding sequence ATGTGCCCGCGTTGTGCCGCTGAGGACCTGACCAGGCAAGCCGTGTCGCCGGTCGAGGGCGTGTGGGAGGTGTGGCGCTGCGAGCGGTGCCGCTACTTCTGGCGCAGCACCGAACCGGCCCGCCGCACCGAGCGGGAGTCGTACCCGGAGGCGTTCCGCATGACGCAGCGCGACATCGACGCCGCCTCCGAGATGCCCGCGATCCCGCCGCTGCGCTCATGA
- a CDS encoding non-oxidative hydroxyarylic acid decarboxylases subunit C translates to MAHDDLRSYLDALDEQGQLLRISEQVDPEPDLGAAANAVSRLGEGAPALYFDDVTGFTDARIALNAHGSWANHAIAMGLPPTTSTREQVQEFIRRWEDFPVPPERRADPPFLANSREGAEVDLFEVLPLFRLNDGDGGFYLDKAAVVSRDPDDPENFAKQNVGVYRMEVTGRNELGLQPVPMHDIALHLGKAEERGEDLPVAIALGNDPILTVVGGTPLGYEQSEYEMAGALRGAPAPIATGPLTGFDVPWGCEVLLEGVVVGRKREIEGPFGEFTGHYSGGRNMPVVRIDRISFRTGPIFESLYLGKPWTEIDYLIGPATCVPLYQQLRADFPEVQAVNAMYTHGLLAIVSTKKRYGGFARAVGLRAMTTPHGLGYTKVVIVVDEDVDPFDLPQVMWALSTKVNPASDLVNLPNMSVVELDPGSQPSGISNKLVIDATTPVAPDVRGHYGQPVRDLPETGRWVEKLRTLLREK, encoded by the coding sequence GTGGCCCACGACGACCTGCGGTCCTACCTGGACGCGCTCGACGAGCAGGGGCAGCTGCTGCGGATCTCCGAGCAGGTCGACCCCGAGCCCGATCTCGGCGCGGCGGCCAACGCGGTCTCGCGGCTCGGCGAAGGGGCGCCCGCGCTGTACTTCGACGACGTCACCGGGTTCACCGACGCGCGCATCGCGCTCAACGCGCACGGTTCCTGGGCGAACCACGCGATCGCGATGGGGTTGCCGCCGACGACCTCGACCCGCGAGCAGGTCCAGGAGTTCATCCGGCGCTGGGAGGACTTCCCGGTGCCGCCGGAACGCCGGGCCGATCCGCCGTTCCTGGCGAACTCGCGCGAAGGCGCGGAGGTGGACCTGTTCGAGGTGCTGCCGCTGTTCCGGCTCAACGACGGCGACGGCGGCTTCTACCTGGACAAGGCCGCCGTGGTCTCGCGCGACCCGGACGATCCGGAGAACTTCGCCAAGCAGAACGTCGGCGTGTACCGGATGGAGGTCACCGGCCGTAACGAGCTCGGCCTGCAACCGGTGCCGATGCACGACATCGCGCTGCACCTGGGCAAGGCCGAGGAGCGCGGCGAGGACCTGCCGGTGGCCATCGCGCTCGGCAACGACCCGATCCTCACCGTCGTCGGCGGCACCCCGCTGGGCTACGAGCAGTCCGAGTACGAGATGGCGGGCGCCTTGCGCGGCGCACCGGCGCCCATCGCGACCGGTCCGCTGACCGGGTTCGACGTGCCGTGGGGCTGCGAAGTCCTGCTGGAAGGCGTCGTCGTGGGGCGAAAGCGGGAGATCGAAGGGCCGTTCGGCGAGTTCACCGGGCACTACTCCGGCGGCCGGAACATGCCGGTGGTGCGCATCGACCGCATCTCGTTCCGCACCGGTCCGATCTTCGAATCGCTCTACCTGGGCAAGCCGTGGACCGAGATCGACTACCTGATCGGACCGGCGACCTGCGTGCCGCTGTACCAGCAGCTGCGCGCGGACTTCCCCGAGGTGCAGGCGGTCAACGCGATGTACACCCACGGGCTGCTGGCGATCGTGTCGACGAAGAAGCGCTACGGCGGATTCGCCCGCGCGGTGGGGTTGCGGGCGATGACGACCCCGCACGGGCTCGGCTACACGAAGGTCGTGATCGTCGTCGACGAGGACGTGGACCCGTTCGACCTGCCGCAGGTGATGTGGGCGCTGTCGACGAAGGTGAACCCGGCGAGCGACCTGGTGAACCTGCCGAACATGTCGGTCGTGGAGCTCGATCCGGGGTCGCAGCCCTCCGGCATCAGCAACAAGCTCGTGATCGACGCGACGACGCCCGTCGCCCCCGACGTGCGCGGCCACTACGGCCAGCCCGTCCGGGACCTGCCCGAAACCGGCCGGTGGGTGGAGAAGCTGCGGACCCTGCTGCGCGAGAAGTGA
- a CDS encoding MFS transporter: MSSPDPTASIPLASSAGRWIIVGTILGSGVAFLDGSVVNVALPAIGRDTGGGFAVLQWVLDAYLLTLSSLLLLGGALGDRYGRRRVFQAGLVVFTAASLGCGLAPSGEALIVARLVQGVGGALLVPGSLALINSTIAANDRGRAVGTWAGLTGVSSALGPFVGGWLVDAVSWRWVFFINVPLAAVALFVTAKHVPETRSGRAGTPDLAGAGSVTLGLAGAIYALIELPARGWNPLTVLALAAGVAGLVAFPLIERRTRDPILPLNLFASRQFTGANLTTFTVYAALSGALFLLSLQLQQTLGYSALRAGVATLPITVIMLLISGRMGALAQRTGPRLPMTIGPFGCAAGLALMTLAVPGSSYLTGVLPGVVVFGLGLSITVAPLTSAVLASVEQDRAGVASGVNNAISRLAGLVAVAVLPLVAGMTEPGGTVGAGFGLAMLISAAVCALGGVLSWFTIGTRRVEVEPLPLPGLNHACQDPCTRERT; this comes from the coding sequence ATGAGCAGCCCGGATCCCACCGCGTCCATCCCGCTGGCCAGCAGCGCCGGCCGGTGGATCATCGTCGGCACCATCCTCGGTTCCGGAGTGGCGTTCCTGGACGGCTCGGTGGTGAACGTGGCGCTGCCCGCCATCGGGCGCGACACCGGCGGCGGGTTCGCCGTCCTGCAGTGGGTGCTCGACGCCTACCTGCTCACGCTGAGTTCGCTGCTGCTGCTCGGCGGCGCGCTCGGGGACCGCTACGGCCGCCGCCGGGTGTTCCAGGCCGGGCTGGTCGTGTTCACCGCCGCCTCCCTCGGCTGCGGGCTCGCGCCCAGCGGGGAGGCGCTGATCGTGGCGCGACTGGTGCAGGGCGTCGGCGGTGCACTGCTGGTCCCCGGCAGCCTCGCGCTGATCAACTCCACCATCGCCGCCAACGACCGGGGCCGCGCCGTGGGCACCTGGGCCGGGCTGACCGGGGTGTCCTCGGCGCTGGGACCGTTCGTCGGGGGCTGGCTCGTCGACGCGGTGTCCTGGCGCTGGGTGTTCTTCATCAACGTGCCGCTGGCCGCGGTCGCCCTGTTCGTCACCGCCAAGCACGTGCCGGAGACGCGCAGCGGTCGCGCGGGAACACCCGACCTGGCCGGGGCGGGCAGCGTCACGCTCGGACTCGCCGGTGCGATCTACGCGCTCATCGAACTGCCCGCGCGCGGCTGGAACCCGCTCACCGTCCTCGCGCTGGCCGCCGGTGTCGCCGGGCTCGTCGCGTTCCCGCTGATCGAACGCCGCACCCGGGACCCGATCCTGCCGCTGAACCTGTTCGCCTCGCGGCAGTTCACCGGCGCGAACCTCACCACGTTCACCGTCTACGCCGCGCTCAGCGGCGCGTTGTTCCTGCTCTCGCTGCAGCTGCAGCAGACGCTGGGGTATTCGGCGCTGCGCGCCGGGGTGGCCACCCTGCCGATCACCGTGATCATGCTGCTGATCTCGGGCCGGATGGGGGCGCTGGCCCAGCGCACCGGGCCGCGGTTGCCGATGACGATCGGCCCCTTCGGTTGCGCCGCCGGGCTGGCGCTGATGACGCTGGCGGTGCCGGGTTCCAGCTACCTCACCGGCGTGCTGCCCGGTGTGGTCGTGTTCGGTCTCGGCCTGTCGATCACCGTCGCGCCGCTGACCTCCGCCGTACTGGCCTCCGTGGAGCAGGATCGCGCCGGGGTGGCCTCCGGGGTGAACAACGCGATCTCCCGGCTGGCCGGGCTGGTCGCGGTGGCGGTGCTGCCGCTGGTGGCGGGGATGACCGAACCAGGCGGCACCGTCGGTGCCGGGTTCGGGCTCGCGATGCTCATCTCGGCGGCGGTGTGCGCGCTCGGCGGCGTGCTGTCCTGGTTCACCATCGGCACGCGGCGCGTCGAGGTGGAGCCGCTGCCCCTCCCCGGCCTCAACCACGCCTGCCAAGACCCCTGCACCCGCGAACGCACCTGA
- a CDS encoding MarR family winged helix-turn-helix transcriptional regulator, protein MQLENAVFHLMRRVIQDHGARWQARSPELTKPQYAALTAIDESPGIEQAALGRRAAIDKATLAAMLTRLEQRGLVVRSVDHYDRRRRQLELTADGRRVLRDTTALADSINSGMLDRLSPEESDRLRELLAKLAADDSGELAPPPEGSPAPA, encoded by the coding sequence GTGCAGCTGGAAAACGCGGTGTTCCACCTGATGCGCCGAGTCATCCAGGACCACGGCGCGCGCTGGCAGGCGCGGTCGCCCGAGCTCACCAAGCCGCAGTACGCCGCGCTCACGGCGATCGACGAGAGCCCCGGCATCGAGCAGGCCGCACTGGGCAGGCGGGCGGCGATCGACAAGGCGACGCTGGCCGCGATGCTCACCCGCCTCGAACAGCGCGGCCTGGTGGTGCGCAGCGTCGACCACTACGACCGCAGGCGCCGCCAGCTCGAGCTGACCGCCGACGGCCGCCGCGTGCTCCGCGACACCACCGCGCTGGCCGACTCGATCAACAGCGGGATGCTGGACCGCCTCAGCCCGGAAGAGTCCGACCGCCTCCGCGAACTGCTCGCCAAGCTCGCCGCCGACGACTCGGGCGAACTGGCCCCACCCCCGGAAGGTTCCCCGGCGCCCGCCTGA